GTCCTCGGAAAACCGTGCCGCCGCCAGTCTCGCGCACCATTATCCGGGCGGTTACGCAGCATTCATCGCGGCAATGAACGCCAAGGCCAAGACACTGGGCATGACCAGCACGCACTTTGTTGAGCCGACTGGTCTGTCCGAGCGCAACGTTTCCACCGCCCGCGACCTGAGCAAACTGCTGGTGGCCGCGCACAAGCACCCGCTTCTCATCGAACTGACCACCACCAAGGAAAAAACCGTGGCGTTTCGCAAGCCCAATTACACCTTGGGTTTCCGCAACACCGATCATTTGGTCAACAAGGCCGACTGGGACATCAAAATTACCAAAACCGGTTTCACCAACCCGGCCGGGCATTGCCTGGTGCTGGTGACCAAGATGGGTAACCGTCCGGTCGCCCTGGTGATTCTCGACGCGTTCGGCAAATACACCCATTTTGCCGATGCCAGCCGCATTCGCAGCTGGGTGGAAACCGGGCGCAGCGCCAGTGTTCCGGCCGTGGCGCAGCAATACAAGGCTGACAAGAATCTCAAGAGTCGCCAGAGCGGCGTGGTCGAAGCCGCGAAGTAAATATCGCGACATGAAAAAGCCCCGAATCTTCGGGGCTTTTTTTCGTCTGCGCTCAGTCGTTGGGCAGCGGCATCTTGTCGTCATCGGGGATGCCATCGCCGGCGCTTGGATCCCGATCAGGCGCTGGCGTCAGCACGTTCGGCCGAGCCATCGGATCACGAAGCGGGCTGTCCGGATCCAGTACCGGATCCACGTCCGGTTCCGGAGTGGTCGGCACGCTGTCGGGTTTGTGGTCATCGAAGCTTGAATCGGTACTCATACGCACCTCACATCAAGGTTTCAGATCGGCTAACGGATCGTAGGGCTTGGCCGGTTTTTTCGAATCTTCACCGGGCTCGACATCTTGCGGTGCCTTCGCAGGACCGACCGGATCGACTTGCGGATCGTCGAGGTCCGGCGAATCCGGATCGAATCCCAGATCATCGCCAGACGAATGCTCGGACGAGTGCGGACCTTTCGGTGTTGAGGAATCTGCCATGTTGCCTCCTTGATTCACCCGTAAAGCACGGGTACTAGTCTTCAGAGGCGTGCCGGG
This window of the Pseudomonas fluorescens genome carries:
- the pbpG gene encoding D-alanyl-D-alanine endopeptidase, giving the protein MKIRLSILSLFFAFTGTFITPTINAAETTAAPRDASTLKIASGSALLMDMQTNKVIYSSNPDVIVPIASVSKLMTGLVVVEARQNMDEWINVDISNTPEMKGVFSRVKLKSELPRREMLLIALMSSENRAAASLAHHYPGGYAAFIAAMNAKAKTLGMTSTHFVEPTGLSERNVSTARDLSKLLVAAHKHPLLIELTTTKEKTVAFRKPNYTLGFRNTDHLVNKADWDIKITKTGFTNPAGHCLVLVTKMGNRPVALVILDAFGKYTHFADASRIRSWVETGRSASVPAVAQQYKADKNLKSRQSGVVEAAK
- a CDS encoding DUF6021 family protein; amino-acid sequence: MADSSTPKGPHSSEHSSGDDLGFDPDSPDLDDPQVDPVGPAKAPQDVEPGEDSKKPAKPYDPLADLKP